One window of Fibrobacter sp. UWP2 genomic DNA carries:
- a CDS encoding TIGR03960 family B12-binding radical SAM protein — MTILEKIALALPAVENPARYMGGEANSVVKDHSKMLARMAFVFPDTYEIGMSNNGIRILYHVINREPDLLCEVSFAPWDDMAREMQKYDIPLYTHASYTAVRDYEVVGMTLQTELNFTNVPYVLDLARIPVWSRDRKEEDPIVVAGGPSMANPEPVADFFDAFMIGDGEKLIVEFIRCVGEGRKAHLPRAQILLNLSKIDGVYVPSLRTVVKNEFGVLVPAEPAKGTYQNTNGVRRQFIPVMDPKDYPVRNLIANMRLVHNRFSVEVMRGCAQGCRFCQAGIWYRPCRELDPDDVLDIAKAGLKATGERELGLLSLSTADYKPVEALTDSIIDDPFYDNVDVSLPSIRVNSFGQSLAEKVAALKGGRSATFAPETGSERIRKMINKTISDQDMYDAAEHAFSSGFNKIKLYTMIGFPTENEQDMEAFCNLIQNLVKIGRKHNKGIQIAVSIGILIPKSFTGLQWAPFMDKDTALQHIKYVREKFFRHPNVKINWASWETSFLEAIYSRGDRSLAPVIYAAYKKGIIFESDTYRFDFEKWLQVWQETGYETDWVYRTREASEVFPWDFIHAGTTKQYLRREWEKAFDPNSAPVPNCKWGDCQKCGIPGFGAEIKLADNPVRHKAPSRTPEEIKKLVAERRPKKTEAFRYKITFKKTGISRFLPHQNMLGFFERTFLCAGIPIKFSEGFSPKPRIVNMGALPLGMETYCEIISVELLRELDLSTENKPKLIESLSAPFPRGMEIVDIEPLKERLSMHFPTAMVYSYTPESVPADLMERFNAKTLPTVVNHRGQEFDLNEHVMEIDIQGKTLVIKVKCNNQGTTISPFVIYAGLLGITIDPTKLDEVSRRFLVAKTAIIW; from the coding sequence ATGACCATTCTCGAAAAAATCGCCTTGGCGCTTCCTGCCGTCGAAAACCCCGCCCGGTACATGGGCGGCGAAGCCAACAGCGTGGTGAAGGACCACAGCAAAATGCTCGCCCGCATGGCGTTCGTGTTCCCGGACACCTACGAGATTGGCATGAGCAACAACGGCATCCGCATTTTGTACCACGTGATCAACCGCGAGCCCGACCTGCTTTGCGAAGTGAGTTTTGCCCCGTGGGATGACATGGCGCGAGAAATGCAAAAGTACGACATCCCGCTGTACACGCACGCAAGCTACACGGCGGTGCGCGACTACGAAGTAGTAGGCATGACGCTGCAGACCGAGCTCAACTTCACGAACGTGCCCTACGTACTGGACCTGGCGAGAATCCCCGTGTGGAGCCGCGACCGCAAGGAAGAGGACCCCATCGTGGTCGCCGGCGGCCCCTCAATGGCGAACCCCGAACCCGTCGCCGACTTTTTTGACGCCTTCATGATCGGCGACGGCGAAAAACTGATTGTCGAATTTATTCGTTGCGTGGGCGAAGGCCGCAAGGCGCACCTCCCCCGCGCCCAGATTTTGCTTAACTTGTCTAAAATTGACGGCGTATACGTCCCCAGCCTGCGCACGGTTGTAAAGAACGAATTTGGGGTTCTGGTACCGGCGGAGCCCGCCAAGGGAACCTACCAGAACACGAACGGCGTGCGCCGCCAGTTTATCCCCGTGATGGACCCCAAGGACTACCCGGTGCGGAACCTGATCGCGAACATGAGGCTGGTGCACAACCGCTTTAGCGTCGAGGTGATGCGCGGGTGCGCCCAGGGCTGCCGTTTTTGCCAGGCGGGCATTTGGTACCGCCCGTGCCGCGAACTGGACCCCGACGACGTGCTGGACATCGCCAAGGCGGGACTCAAGGCGACCGGTGAACGCGAGCTCGGGCTTTTGAGCCTCTCGACCGCCGACTACAAGCCCGTGGAAGCCCTCACCGACTCCATCATTGACGACCCGTTCTACGACAACGTGGATGTGAGCCTGCCGAGCATCCGCGTGAACAGTTTTGGCCAAAGTCTTGCCGAAAAAGTGGCAGCCCTGAAGGGGGGACGCAGTGCCACCTTCGCCCCCGAAACCGGTTCGGAGCGCATCCGCAAAATGATCAACAAGACCATTAGCGACCAGGACATGTACGACGCCGCCGAGCACGCCTTCAGCAGCGGGTTCAACAAGATCAAGCTCTACACCATGATCGGCTTCCCCACCGAGAACGAGCAAGACATGGAGGCGTTCTGTAACCTCATCCAGAACCTGGTGAAAATCGGCCGCAAGCACAACAAGGGAATCCAGATCGCGGTCTCCATCGGCATCTTGATACCCAAGTCTTTTACCGGGCTGCAGTGGGCGCCGTTCATGGACAAGGACACGGCGCTCCAGCACATCAAGTACGTGCGCGAAAAGTTCTTCCGCCACCCGAACGTGAAAATCAACTGGGCCAGCTGGGAGACGAGCTTCCTCGAGGCCATCTACAGCCGCGGCGACCGAAGCCTCGCCCCTGTGATTTACGCCGCCTACAAGAAGGGCATCATTTTCGAGAGCGACACCTACCGTTTTGACTTTGAAAAATGGCTGCAGGTTTGGCAGGAGACAGGCTACGAAACCGACTGGGTGTACCGCACCCGCGAGGCAAGCGAAGTGTTTCCTTGGGACTTTATCCACGCGGGGACCACCAAGCAGTACCTGCGCCGCGAATGGGAAAAGGCGTTTGACCCGAACTCGGCACCCGTGCCCAACTGCAAGTGGGGCGACTGCCAAAAGTGCGGCATCCCCGGCTTTGGAGCCGAGATCAAGCTCGCCGACAACCCCGTGCGCCACAAGGCGCCGAGCCGCACCCCCGAAGAAATCAAAAAGCTGGTCGCCGAGCGCCGCCCCAAAAAGACGGAAGCCTTCCGCTACAAAATCACCTTCAAAAAGACCGGCATCAGCCGCTTTTTGCCGCACCAGAACATGCTGGGCTTTTTCGAGCGCACTTTCCTCTGCGCAGGCATCCCCATCAAGTTCAGCGAGGGCTTTAGCCCAAAACCGCGCATTGTGAACATGGGCGCTCTCCCGCTTGGCATGGAGACCTACTGCGAAATCATTAGCGTGGAACTGCTGCGCGAGCTCGACCTCTCGACCGAGAACAAACCAAAGCTCATCGAGAGCCTCTCGGCGCCATTCCCGCGCGGCATGGAAATCGTGGACATCGAACCTCTCAAGGAACGCCTGAGCATGCACTTCCCCACGGCGATGGTGTACAGCTACACCCCCGAGAGCGTGCCCGCCGACCTGATGGAGCGGTTCAACGCCAAGACACTCCCCACCGTCGTGAACCACCGCGGCCAGGAATTCGACCTGAACGAGCACGTGATGGAAATCGACATCCAGGGGAAAACCCTCGTCATCAAGGTCAAGTGCAACAACCAGGGGACCACGATAAGCCCCTTCGTGATATACGCAGGGCTCCTCGGGATTACCATCGACCCGACCAAGCTCGACGAAGTCTCCAGACGCTTCTTGGTGGCAAAAACCGCAATTATTTGGTAA
- a CDS encoding diguanylate cyclase domain-containing protein: protein MSFLSYFLFLVLFAGGVVGSYFIPESNIPLYGKFVFVGAWGAVVWFIYFISCKRKFQEAEENYVESLNEAKQSAPKTEYIPVVPTVGDEETKADSPVPVKNPFESILPPGAMPAKEVFEKLDAAARPVFPLEPWNAFCKEILKNRPFPEVVGALEKALPLLFPNAAGILYMYGDVQSELRKIFSFGDFVVSDDVIMPAECASFNKGDIVITDFASGKSDGGCTHLHHHPQGIAFCAPIEGLEEHFGILTIQVDKIPEGETLEFWKAKVSIVAATFGLYVANQNLNLRFQQHSIRDGLTGLFNKRYMEESLTREISAAARHGTPIGIIMLCPDAVQEIQKTRGRHAVEQMLWELGQRLPNFIRTEDIPCRYEGDVFCIILPGADYKITRDRAEKIRYEISQLQVSYGDIILATTLSLGVSVLPVHAVDAETLIYAAHASMQMAETNGGNRVVLADALQKQ, encoded by the coding sequence ATGAGCTTCCTATCTTATTTCTTATTCCTTGTCCTTTTTGCCGGTGGTGTCGTCGGGTCGTATTTTATCCCCGAATCAAACATCCCGCTCTATGGCAAGTTTGTCTTTGTGGGCGCCTGGGGCGCCGTGGTATGGTTCATCTACTTTATCTCTTGCAAGCGAAAGTTCCAGGAAGCCGAAGAAAATTACGTGGAATCCCTGAATGAGGCCAAACAGTCCGCCCCCAAGACGGAATACATCCCTGTGGTCCCGACTGTGGGCGACGAAGAGACTAAGGCGGATTCCCCCGTCCCCGTCAAGAATCCGTTCGAGAGCATTTTGCCGCCGGGCGCCATGCCCGCCAAGGAAGTGTTCGAGAAACTGGACGCGGCGGCACGCCCCGTTTTCCCGCTGGAGCCGTGGAACGCCTTTTGCAAGGAAATCCTCAAGAATCGCCCGTTCCCCGAGGTGGTGGGCGCCCTCGAAAAGGCTTTGCCGCTTTTGTTCCCCAATGCCGCCGGCATCCTCTACATGTATGGCGATGTGCAGTCGGAACTCCGTAAAATATTCTCGTTTGGCGACTTCGTGGTGAGCGACGACGTGATTATGCCCGCTGAGTGCGCGAGCTTCAACAAGGGCGACATCGTAATAACCGACTTTGCCTCGGGCAAGTCCGATGGCGGTTGCACCCACCTGCACCACCACCCGCAGGGGATTGCCTTCTGCGCCCCCATCGAGGGGCTAGAAGAGCATTTTGGCATCTTGACCATCCAGGTCGACAAGATACCCGAGGGCGAGACCCTGGAATTCTGGAAGGCGAAGGTGAGCATCGTAGCTGCCACGTTTGGTCTCTATGTGGCGAACCAGAACTTGAATTTGCGTTTCCAGCAACACAGCATTCGGGACGGGCTCACGGGTCTTTTCAACAAGCGCTACATGGAAGAATCCCTCACGCGCGAGATTTCTGCCGCCGCCCGTCACGGGACCCCGATCGGCATCATCATGCTTTGCCCGGACGCCGTCCAAGAGATTCAAAAGACCCGCGGAAGGCATGCCGTGGAGCAGATGCTCTGGGAGCTGGGGCAACGTCTCCCGAACTTCATCCGCACCGAGGACATCCCGTGCCGTTACGAAGGGGACGTGTTCTGCATTATCTTGCCGGGCGCCGACTACAAGATTACGCGCGACCGTGCCGAAAAGATTCGTTACGAGATTTCCCAGTTGCAGGTCAGCTATGGCGACATCATTTTGGCGACGACGCTCAGCTTGGGCGTTTCTGTGCTGCCGGTGCACGCCGTCGATGCCGAAACGCTGATATATGCGGCCCATGCCTCAATGCAAATGGCTGAGACCAATGGCGGCAACCGCGTGGTCCTGGCCGACGCCCTGCAAAAACAGTGA
- a CDS encoding RND family transporter, with translation MNQSKIERFAAHYVNFVERNKWKSFLVIIAILVLSLIPTVLKLQIHTDLATLLPEGTPSVIALEESYQRFGSTDRFMIAIQAKDPYLVARLQDSIQEYINANWQDDIISKPQVKNDNAFFTKNALIYLPIEHLERIRDNLEDIQLEIGRKNGPLVVDLLAASDSSSADSAAPAKKERVWFDANLPQALGLPDEAADAFESFFKKKDENGAETAKDEGPKRNLPKELKTRLIGEDKHDSTLFNGVVQCKLVRPSTDVDFVKHIISRSDTLIEKFSSVDYGQPVLITMEGSYEGLNEVNDIMSDSTISMVIAVVLIFLIVAFFFRSAVKAPLLMLAQVLLACSLTMCFTTLYYGALNPFTVLVTSIILGMGVDYSIHFMGTCQRFYTACGDLKLAMEQSVARLLRPMALAALTTIAGLLSLLIAKFVGFYEFGVISAVGIFFSFATAIFAMPVFIFVAGGLPPRPRNSFFPKSWDDDKVMRFFRRAAIAGGIFSIVMLCFTPYLEFEYNFKNLRRPPKENVQETRKSISTGNALASNRKSSTPAAVMATRAELLDSLYDTLMVRMHVEHDSTLRSFLTLKTFMPSQKDQQERMEVIDEIKELAEARVFDRATGDDSVNIATLRKLAEEVAPFTVDSLPEWAVDLLKEKDGSVGKIGFIYGRYNSSDAREAGEWQDRYGHWEFGGEKLKVFSSQFILADVVRAVKYDSMRMAFVVILVIIAILALSLRKLKLVLISAGSLLIGLLWSAGLLGVLNVTIGLGHIGIYNVVVIPAVLGLAIDSTIHLLVGWSQDPSMTPRMLVDNIGRLVMASSVTTAAGFAGALGVEHKGLRTIGELASTSILAFLVASLIFTIFFAIVFLKKKN, from the coding sequence ATGAACCAAAGTAAAATAGAGCGCTTTGCCGCGCATTATGTGAATTTTGTTGAACGGAACAAGTGGAAATCGTTCCTGGTAATCATAGCCATCCTTGTTTTGAGCCTGATTCCCACGGTGCTGAAGTTGCAAATCCACACGGACTTGGCGACGCTTTTGCCCGAGGGGACTCCCAGCGTAATCGCCCTTGAGGAATCGTATCAGCGCTTTGGCAGCACTGACCGCTTTATGATCGCCATCCAGGCGAAGGACCCGTACCTGGTCGCTCGCCTGCAGGACAGCATCCAGGAATACATCAACGCGAACTGGCAAGACGACATCATCAGCAAGCCGCAGGTGAAAAACGACAATGCCTTCTTTACCAAGAACGCCCTGATTTATTTGCCCATCGAGCATCTGGAACGTATCCGCGACAACCTCGAAGACATCCAGCTCGAAATTGGCCGCAAAAACGGACCGCTGGTTGTGGACCTCCTGGCTGCGAGCGACAGTTCTTCTGCCGACTCCGCCGCGCCCGCCAAAAAGGAACGCGTGTGGTTCGACGCCAACCTGCCGCAGGCCCTTGGCCTCCCCGACGAGGCCGCCGATGCCTTTGAGTCGTTCTTCAAAAAGAAGGATGAAAACGGGGCCGAGACCGCCAAGGACGAGGGCCCCAAGCGCAATTTGCCTAAGGAACTCAAGACTCGCCTGATTGGCGAGGACAAGCACGACTCCACTCTCTTCAACGGCGTAGTGCAGTGCAAGCTGGTCCGTCCATCCACCGACGTGGACTTTGTGAAGCACATTATTTCGCGTTCCGACACCCTGATTGAAAAATTCAGCAGCGTCGATTACGGCCAGCCGGTACTCATCACCATGGAAGGTTCCTACGAGGGACTGAACGAGGTAAACGACATCATGAGCGACAGCACCATCTCGATGGTCATTGCCGTGGTGCTCATTTTCTTGATTGTTGCCTTCTTCTTCCGCAGCGCCGTCAAGGCTCCGCTTTTGATGCTTGCCCAGGTGCTTTTGGCCTGCTCGCTCACCATGTGCTTTACCACGCTCTATTACGGTGCCTTGAACCCGTTCACGGTGCTGGTGACAAGCATTATCCTCGGTATGGGTGTGGACTATTCGATTCACTTTATGGGAACGTGCCAGCGCTTCTACACGGCCTGTGGCGACTTGAAGCTTGCCATGGAACAAAGTGTTGCCCGTTTGCTCCGCCCCATGGCGCTTGCCGCTCTCACCACCATTGCTGGGCTCCTCTCGCTCTTGATTGCCAAGTTTGTCGGGTTCTACGAGTTCGGCGTCATCTCGGCGGTGGGCATATTCTTCAGTTTTGCCACGGCCATCTTCGCCATGCCGGTGTTCATCTTTGTGGCAGGTGGGCTCCCGCCGCGCCCGCGCAACTCGTTCTTCCCCAAGTCTTGGGACGACGACAAGGTGATGCGTTTCTTTAGGCGCGCCGCCATTGCCGGAGGCATTTTCTCCATTGTGATGCTGTGCTTTACGCCTTACCTGGAATTCGAGTACAACTTCAAGAACCTGCGCCGCCCGCCCAAGGAGAACGTGCAGGAGACGAGGAAGTCCATCAGTACGGGTAACGCCCTTGCTAGTAACCGCAAGAGTTCCACGCCGGCGGCTGTGATGGCGACCCGCGCCGAACTTCTGGATTCCCTGTACGACACGCTCATGGTGCGCATGCACGTGGAGCACGATTCCACGCTCCGCAGCTTCCTCACGCTCAAAACGTTTATGCCTTCGCAAAAGGACCAACAAGAGCGTATGGAGGTGATTGACGAAATCAAGGAACTTGCCGAGGCCCGCGTGTTTGACCGTGCTACGGGCGACGACAGCGTAAACATCGCGACGCTCCGCAAACTGGCTGAGGAGGTGGCTCCGTTCACGGTCGATTCCCTGCCCGAGTGGGCGGTGGACCTGCTCAAAGAAAAGGACGGCAGCGTCGGCAAGATTGGCTTTATTTACGGTCGCTACAACAGTTCCGACGCCCGCGAGGCGGGCGAGTGGCAAGATCGTTATGGCCATTGGGAATTCGGCGGCGAAAAACTGAAGGTGTTCAGCAGCCAATTCATCTTGGCCGACGTGGTGCGCGCCGTGAAGTACGATTCCATGCGCATGGCTTTTGTGGTGATTCTCGTGATTATCGCCATCCTGGCGCTCTCGTTGCGCAAGCTGAAGCTGGTGCTTATCTCGGCGGGTTCGCTCCTCATAGGTCTTTTGTGGAGTGCCGGCTTGTTGGGCGTTTTGAACGTGACCATAGGTCTTGGGCACATCGGCATTTACAACGTGGTGGTGATCCCCGCGGTGCTGGGCCTTGCCATCGACTCGACCATCCATCTGCTGGTGGGTTGGTCCCAGGACCCGTCCATGACGCCGCGCATGCTTGTCGACAACATTGGCCGCTTGGTGATGGCGAGTTCCGTTACCACGGCGGCGGGTTTTGCCGGGGCTTTGGGTGTTGAGCACAAGGGGCTTCGCACCATTGGCGAACTGGCCTCGACCTCCATTTTGGCGTTCCTGGTGGCATCCCTGATATTCACCATCTTCTTCGCCATAGTCTTCCTCAAAAAGAAGAATTGA
- the truA gene encoding tRNA pseudouridine(38-40) synthase TruA: MRYRFRCEYLGSAFYGWQVQNEAGKTKFITVQSALEEAFSIALRTPIRLTGSGRTDTGVHARGQCVHFDYDGELDPLKTVHSINGLTKRLIRIRDLERCADDFNARYDAVQRYYQYTIFTRPVALMREYGWECGSLHLDLDAMEREAASFLGEHDFIDFCIPRNDGKSTLCTLYEFRLERVNEWTCVFHIKGNRFLHRQVRAMVGTLFDVGRGRFPEGTVNQIFEKKFKGERTWAPPQGLVLHDVKYEDY, translated from the coding sequence ATGCGTTACCGCTTCCGCTGCGAATATCTGGGCAGCGCCTTTTACGGATGGCAGGTCCAGAACGAGGCGGGCAAGACCAAGTTCATCACAGTCCAGTCTGCGCTCGAGGAAGCTTTCTCGATAGCGCTCCGTACGCCCATTCGGCTTACGGGTTCGGGCCGTACCGATACGGGGGTGCACGCCCGCGGCCAGTGCGTACACTTTGACTACGACGGCGAGTTGGACCCGTTAAAGACGGTGCATTCCATTAACGGCCTCACCAAGAGGCTCATCCGCATTCGCGATTTGGAACGTTGTGCCGACGATTTTAACGCCCGCTACGATGCGGTGCAGCGCTATTACCAGTACACCATCTTCACGCGCCCGGTCGCGCTCATGCGCGAGTACGGCTGGGAGTGCGGTTCTCTGCACCTGGATCTCGACGCCATGGAGCGCGAAGCTGCTTCGTTTTTGGGCGAGCACGACTTTATCGATTTTTGCATCCCCAGGAACGACGGCAAGTCGACGCTCTGTACTTTGTACGAATTCCGCCTAGAACGTGTAAACGAATGGACTTGCGTTTTCCACATCAAGGGGAACCGCTTTTTGCACCGCCAAGTACGCGCGATGGTCGGGACCTTGTTCGATGTAGGCCGAGGGCGATTCCCCGAGGGAACGGTAAATCAAATATTCGAAAAAAAATTTAAGGGTGAACGCACATGGGCGCCGCCACAAGGACTTGTACTTCACGACGTGAAGTATGAGGATTATTGA
- a CDS encoding pyridoxine 5'-phosphate synthase gives MSAKLGVNVDHIATIREARKIREPDPVTAALIAELAGCHGITAHLREDKRHIQDRDIRLLRGTVTTKLNLKIAPTAEMLQFATNVQPDLVTLVSENRQEITTEGGLNVTAKIDELAKFVMTLKSNDIAVCVFIEPETEQVKAAKKIGADFVEFNTGKYAAACDLGSIQEVDREVSAIEDMTVLARKYGLRVLAGHGLNYRNVGAIAAIEGIEEINVGHSIVSRAVFVGMEKAVKEMLEAIRR, from the coding sequence ATGAGCGCAAAACTTGGAGTCAATGTCGATCACATCGCCACCATCCGTGAAGCCCGCAAAATCAGGGAACCGGACCCGGTCACGGCGGCCCTCATTGCAGAACTCGCCGGTTGCCACGGCATTACGGCCCACCTGCGCGAAGACAAGCGACACATCCAGGACCGCGACATCCGCCTGCTTCGCGGCACGGTGACCACCAAGCTCAACCTGAAAATCGCCCCGACGGCAGAGATGCTCCAGTTCGCGACGAACGTGCAACCCGACCTGGTGACGCTCGTATCCGAGAACCGCCAAGAAATCACCACCGAGGGCGGGCTGAACGTCACCGCCAAGATTGACGAACTCGCCAAATTCGTAATGACTCTCAAGAGCAACGACATTGCCGTATGCGTATTTATTGAGCCCGAGACCGAACAGGTGAAGGCGGCCAAGAAAATTGGCGCCGACTTTGTGGAATTCAACACCGGCAAGTACGCCGCCGCCTGCGACCTCGGCAGCATCCAGGAAGTGGACCGCGAAGTCTCGGCCATCGAGGACATGACGGTTCTCGCCCGCAAGTACGGGCTCCGCGTGCTCGCCGGCCACGGCCTCAACTACCGTAACGTGGGCGCCATCGCCGCAATCGAGGGCATCGAAGAAATCAACGTGGGCCACAGCATTGTGAGCCGCGCCGTGTTTGTGGGCATGGAAAAAGCCGTAAAAGAAATGTTAGAGGCCATTCGCCGCTAA
- a CDS encoding divergent polysaccharide deacetylase family protein: protein MNKVKHILAIFIVLAILATAAYVLQQTDLGARLLQHKDAEPEMVADSAAVQDTTPFVDRFKNQLEVIQSSYSKRKKRDFWTLGKGRTIIYYLLQAQRFLKANGGKVLYMEEIHDDVGTQAAKLDALTPDGDTLNITLQVSENVFRDNASYLAIAFQVTRLTPELIVALNSLDFPYDLMITPFGMGDGFFPDLDRIKNKELVLWLLMESQSLDSRHNKLRPIRIHHTQQQIENIITEAKALVPSAKGIATRFAEQAVEHKQLLQATFAPAKEQGLWFADLSTNQKSRTQETCEDFGIKCKQISPYNPSNSTLDDYVTRRLRAASKSGMAAIVVPLSTESVAKVKSIKDKTAKQGTTIINLSTFMAY, encoded by the coding sequence ATGAATAAAGTGAAACACATTCTTGCCATATTTATCGTTCTCGCGATATTGGCGACGGCAGCCTACGTATTGCAACAGACCGACCTCGGGGCGCGCCTGCTGCAGCACAAGGACGCCGAACCCGAGATGGTCGCCGACTCCGCGGCCGTCCAGGACACCACCCCGTTCGTTGACAGATTCAAAAACCAGCTCGAAGTCATCCAATCCAGCTACTCTAAAAGGAAGAAACGCGACTTTTGGACCTTGGGCAAGGGACGTACGATCATTTATTACCTGTTGCAGGCGCAGCGTTTTTTGAAGGCGAACGGTGGCAAGGTGCTCTACATGGAAGAAATCCACGACGACGTGGGAACCCAGGCCGCCAAGCTTGACGCCCTAACCCCGGACGGCGACACGCTGAACATCACCCTGCAGGTTTCGGAGAACGTGTTCCGCGACAATGCCTCGTACCTCGCGATTGCCTTCCAAGTGACCCGACTCACACCGGAACTGATCGTCGCGTTGAACAGTCTCGACTTTCCCTACGACCTGATGATCACCCCGTTCGGGATGGGCGATGGGTTCTTCCCCGACTTGGACCGCATTAAGAACAAGGAACTGGTGCTGTGGCTGTTGATGGAATCCCAGAGCTTGGACTCCCGCCACAACAAGCTGCGCCCCATCCGCATCCACCACACGCAGCAGCAAATCGAGAACATCATTACCGAGGCGAAGGCGCTGGTACCGAGCGCGAAGGGGATCGCCACGCGCTTTGCCGAGCAGGCGGTGGAGCACAAGCAGCTTTTGCAGGCGACGTTCGCCCCCGCCAAGGAACAGGGACTTTGGTTTGCCGACCTCTCGACGAACCAAAAGTCGAGAACGCAGGAAACCTGCGAGGACTTTGGCATTAAATGCAAGCAAATTTCGCCGTACAACCCCTCGAACAGCACGCTGGACGACTACGTTACGCGCAGGCTCCGCGCCGCCTCCAAAAGCGGGATGGCGGCCATTGTAGTCCCCCTCAGCACCGAAAGCGTGGCTAAAGTCAAATCGATTAAGGATAAAACGGCCAAGCAAGGCACCACCATCATAAATTTATCTACCTTTATGGCGTATTAA
- the miaA gene encoding tRNA (adenosine(37)-N6)-dimethylallyltransferase MiaA — protein sequence MPIVIALVGATGIGKSSLALELAEKFHAQIVSVDSRQVYRGFAIGTAQPAPAELAKVRHHLVNFLDPMQTYSAGDFCQDVNRLLQSSPRQKYILVGGTGLYLQSLMLGLPKIPKIAPAVRENLERDALGSGLINLFKMAKEADPEAMANVDSNNVQRIVRVLEVWQGTGRKLSEWQKEREGGIGKLPVFWLNRSRENLYVRIDARVDQMMADGWMDEVHSLAQTVPLAAPAWQSLGYRELLAAKTDRDVDAVLDGVKRKTRNYAKRQLTWFRWQVESTEVDLDLNSNPAETIAKQIQSA from the coding sequence ATGCCTATCGTGATTGCACTTGTGGGAGCCACTGGAATCGGTAAGTCGAGCTTGGCGCTGGAACTTGCCGAAAAATTCCATGCCCAAATCGTCAGCGTGGATTCCCGTCAGGTGTACAGGGGCTTTGCCATCGGAACGGCACAGCCCGCGCCGGCGGAGCTTGCCAAGGTGCGTCATCACCTGGTGAATTTCCTCGACCCCATGCAAACCTACTCTGCGGGCGATTTCTGCCAGGATGTCAATAGGCTCCTGCAAAGCAGTCCGCGGCAAAAATACATCTTGGTGGGGGGAACCGGCCTGTACTTGCAATCGCTCATGCTGGGTCTCCCTAAGATTCCCAAAATAGCCCCCGCAGTCCGCGAAAACTTGGAACGCGATGCTTTGGGTTCGGGTTTGATTAATTTGTTCAAAATGGCGAAAGAGGCGGATCCCGAGGCCATGGCGAATGTCGATTCAAACAACGTGCAGCGTATTGTGCGCGTGCTCGAGGTGTGGCAGGGCACAGGCCGCAAACTCTCGGAATGGCAAAAAGAGCGCGAGGGCGGCATAGGCAAACTCCCCGTGTTTTGGCTGAACCGCTCGCGCGAAAACCTCTACGTCCGTATCGATGCACGTGTGGACCAAATGATGGCGGACGGCTGGATGGACGAAGTCCACAGTTTGGCTCAAACCGTGCCGCTTGCAGCGCCTGCCTGGCAGAGCCTGGGCTACCGTGAACTTCTTGCGGCAAAAACAGATCGCGATGTTGATGCCGTATTGGACGGAGTAAAGCGCAAAACGCGCAACTACGCCAAACGCCAGCTCACCTGGTTCCGTTGGCAGGTAGAATCCACCGAGGTCGATTTGGATTTGAATTCGAATCCTGCGGAGACTATCGCAAAGCAAATTCAATCTGCTTAA